Proteins from a genomic interval of Mycobacterium conspicuum:
- a CDS encoding Mce protein, with amino-acid sequence MTAEDSADTEVAVSSEAATEQARVEEPDETPTESAESEATEESEAAIPAVERRPSRLGLAWAACLTVALVLFAGGVGVGGYFALRAHRQSQTTARNTAAALEAAKICVAVTQAPDTNAMAASEQKIIDCGTDVYRSQALLYTSMLVQAYQAANVHVQVSDERAAVERINCDGSIDVLVALRVKVSNDQAKDQESGYRLRVRMAPADGQYKIAKLDQVTKPDQVTKKC; translated from the coding sequence TTTCGAGCGAGGCCGCGACCGAGCAGGCCCGCGTCGAGGAACCGGACGAGACGCCGACCGAGTCGGCGGAATCCGAGGCGACTGAAGAATCCGAGGCGGCGATTCCCGCCGTCGAGCGGAGGCCGTCGCGCCTCGGTCTCGCGTGGGCCGCCTGCCTCACCGTGGCGCTCGTCTTGTTCGCCGGCGGCGTCGGGGTCGGCGGCTACTTCGCGCTGCGGGCCCACCGCCAAAGCCAGACGACGGCGCGCAACACCGCGGCGGCGCTGGAGGCCGCGAAGATCTGCGTGGCGGTCACGCAGGCGCCGGACACCAACGCGATGGCCGCCAGCGAGCAGAAGATCATCGACTGCGGCACCGACGTGTACCGCAGTCAGGCGCTGCTGTACACCAGCATGCTGGTGCAGGCGTATCAGGCCGCCAACGTTCATGTTCAGGTGTCCGATGAGCGGGCCGCCGTCGAGCGCATCAACTGTGACGGCTCGATCGACGTGCTGGTCGCGCTGCGGGTCAAGGTCTCGAACGACCAAGCCAAAGACCAGGAATCCGGCTACCGCCTGCGGGTGAGGATGGCGCCCGCCGACGGCCAGTACAAGATCGCCAAACTCGATCAGGTGACCAAGCCCGACCAGGTGACGAAGAAGTGCTGA
- a CDS encoding RDD family protein, translating into MTMVVEETQATEVIAESSQNSLAPWQIRVGAFAVDVLPGLAVVATMLLVSFTVPPRGVWWWVSMSVAAVAFLLVLVNRLVLPTVTGWSLGRAVCGIAVVGRDGQSPGPWRLLLRDLAHLLDTLSLFVGWLWPLWDSRRRTFADMLLRTEARGTQTQDRPALVRRWMAATVLTCACVCVAGAALSYAVVYSRERATDQARQEVSIQGPKMVAQMLTYDPKTLPDDFARAQSLATDKYRPKLVEQQEIVKTGHPIINEYWPNDAAIQSATPDRITMLLFMHGRRGEGAEERYITATVQVVFADGPDHRWRVDDLTVVAKPKPPGNGK; encoded by the coding sequence CTGACGATGGTGGTCGAGGAGACTCAGGCCACCGAGGTCATCGCAGAGTCATCGCAGAATAGCTTGGCGCCCTGGCAAATTCGCGTCGGCGCGTTCGCCGTCGACGTCCTGCCGGGGCTGGCCGTGGTGGCCACGATGCTGTTGGTCTCCTTCACCGTCCCGCCGCGCGGCGTGTGGTGGTGGGTGAGCATGTCGGTTGCCGCAGTGGCCTTCCTGCTGGTGTTGGTCAACCGCCTGGTGCTGCCGACGGTCACCGGGTGGAGTTTGGGGCGCGCTGTCTGCGGAATCGCGGTGGTGGGGCGCGATGGGCAATCTCCCGGCCCATGGCGACTGCTGCTGCGGGACCTGGCCCATCTGCTCGACACCTTGTCGCTGTTCGTCGGATGGCTATGGCCGCTGTGGGATTCACGACGCCGGACGTTTGCGGACATGTTGCTGCGCACCGAGGCGCGAGGCACCCAAACACAAGACCGGCCGGCCCTCGTGCGAAGGTGGATGGCGGCGACGGTGCTGACGTGCGCGTGCGTGTGCGTAGCGGGGGCGGCATTGAGCTACGCGGTCGTGTACTCCCGCGAACGGGCGACCGATCAAGCGCGTCAAGAGGTTTCGATTCAGGGGCCGAAGATGGTCGCGCAGATGCTGACCTACGACCCGAAGACGCTGCCCGATGACTTCGCGCGGGCGCAGTCGTTGGCCACCGACAAGTACCGGCCGAAATTGGTTGAGCAGCAAGAGATCGTGAAAACGGGCCACCCCATCATCAACGAATACTGGCCCAACGACGCCGCGATTCAGTCGGCGACGCCCGATCGGATCACGATGCTGCTCTTCATGCACGGCCGGCGCGGCGAGGGCGCCGAAGAACGCTACATCACCGCAACCGTCCAGGTGGTTTTCGCCGACGGCCCCGACCACCGTTGGCGCGTCGACGACCTCACCGTCGTGGCCAAGCCGAAGCCGCCGGGGAACGGAAAATGA
- a CDS encoding mammalian cell entry protein has product MSPRRKFQPGEEALLVANPTRSRRRWGLPLAATVSALLMVAALTVSTMMLISHQSRERAAAKDRAVLSYVRWFMVDFTSIDPFHANAYIDRIMAQATGDFAKQYHDKANEILLQVARAEPTTGAVLDAGVERWNDDGSVNVLVATGVTSKSPDEKQVFENTNRWTATAKQEGSQWKISNLLQVI; this is encoded by the coding sequence ATGAGTCCCCGACGCAAGTTTCAGCCCGGCGAGGAGGCGCTCCTCGTCGCAAACCCGACGCGGTCGCGGCGCCGCTGGGGATTGCCGCTTGCGGCAACGGTTTCCGCGCTTCTCATGGTCGCGGCGCTCACCGTGTCCACGATGATGCTGATCTCGCATCAATCCCGGGAGCGCGCCGCGGCGAAGGACCGCGCGGTGCTCAGCTATGTCAGATGGTTCATGGTGGACTTCACGTCCATTGATCCGTTTCACGCCAACGCTTACATCGACCGGATCATGGCCCAGGCCACCGGCGATTTCGCCAAGCAGTACCACGACAAGGCGAACGAGATCCTGCTCCAGGTGGCTCGCGCCGAGCCCACCACCGGTGCGGTCCTCGACGCCGGCGTGGAAAGGTGGAACGACGACGGCAGCGTCAACGTGTTGGTGGCGACCGGCGTCACCTCGAAGTCGCCGGATGAAAAGCAGGTCTTCGAGAACACCAATCGTTGGACGGCAACCGCCAAGCAGGAAGGGAGCCAATGGAAGATCAGCAACCTGCTGCAGGTGATCTGA
- a CDS encoding Mce protein — protein MEDQQPAAGDLTIDPAEKDDAAEESEQAEQPDDDAEAAPASSEAAAMRTRRPAGKRIAVVVAIAALLFVGSAAFAGATLQPYLSDRAAVATKLTVARTAANAITALWTYTPENMDTLADRAAMYLSGDFAAQYRKFVDAIVGPNKQAKVTNHTEVTGAAVESLDGPNAVAIVYTNTTSTSPLTKNVPALKYLSYRLIMRRDKGHWLVTRMTTITSLDLTPHV, from the coding sequence ATGGAAGATCAGCAACCTGCTGCAGGTGATCTGACCATCGACCCGGCGGAGAAAGACGACGCCGCCGAAGAATCGGAACAGGCTGAACAGCCCGACGATGATGCCGAGGCGGCGCCTGCGAGCTCCGAGGCCGCCGCGATGCGGACCCGGCGACCGGCCGGCAAGCGGATCGCCGTCGTAGTGGCAATCGCGGCCCTCCTGTTCGTCGGGTCCGCGGCATTCGCGGGCGCGACCCTGCAGCCCTACCTTTCCGACCGCGCCGCCGTCGCAACCAAACTGACAGTTGCGCGCACCGCCGCCAACGCGATCACGGCGCTGTGGACCTACACGCCGGAGAACATGGACACCCTGGCCGACCGCGCCGCGATGTACCTCAGCGGCGACTTCGCGGCCCAGTACCGCAAATTCGTCGACGCGATCGTCGGCCCCAACAAACAGGCCAAGGTCACCAACCACACCGAAGTCACCGGAGCCGCGGTGGAATCGTTGGACGGCCCGAACGCGGTCGCCATCGTCTACACCAACACCACGTCCACCAGCCCGCTGACCAAGAACGTCCCGGCGCTGAAATACCTGTCCTACCGGCTGATCATGAGGCGCGACAAGGGCCACTGGCTGGTGACCAGGATGACGACCATCACCTCGCTGGATCTGACGCCGCACGTCTAG